One stretch of Lachnospiraceae bacterium oral taxon 096 DNA includes these proteins:
- a CDS encoding lipopolysaccharide biosynthesis protein → MNKKVASGLFWKLLENGGSQAVQFVVSVILARLLSPREYTVIAIIMIFTTIANVLVQNGFATALIQRKDADGVDFSSVFFLNLCSSLVVYIFMFLLSPVIARFYHQPQMVKIFRVMSVIVFPGAIISVQNAYVAKKMEFRSLFISTLFAAIFSGGVSIFMAMKGMGVWALVWQQIVYYVVLMMVLFVTIDWLPSFVCDFERLGEMFQFGWKLLCASLIDTIFNNLQGLVMGRVYSDDVLGNYNRGEQFPKLIVTNLGAAMQSVLLPVMAEKQDERLRVKSMLRKSITLSSYIVLPMMAGMAAVADTLIAVLLGPKWSGSVIFLQLMCASYAFWPIHIANLQALNAVGKSDMFLKLEIIKKALSLVVLVIGISYGAVALIALKAVADFLCTFINAWPNKKILHYSIWEQWRDIMSSVVISLLMGMAVYASGRIFSFGVIRLGIQIFVGIVVYILLSMWTKNESFLLLVETMRKGKGSSE, encoded by the coding sequence ATGAATAAAAAAGTTGCAAGTGGACTCTTTTGGAAATTATTGGAAAATGGTGGATCACAGGCCGTGCAATTTGTAGTTTCTGTCATTTTGGCGAGACTTTTGTCTCCGAGGGAATATACCGTCATTGCCATTATTATGATTTTTACTACGATTGCCAATGTGCTCGTGCAAAATGGATTTGCAACCGCCCTTATTCAGAGGAAGGATGCCGATGGGGTTGATTTTTCTTCCGTCTTTTTTTTGAATTTATGTTCTTCCCTTGTGGTCTATATTTTCATGTTTTTGCTGTCGCCTGTGATTGCCCGGTTTTATCATCAACCACAGATGGTCAAAATTTTTCGAGTGATGAGTGTGATTGTCTTTCCAGGGGCAATTATTTCCGTACAAAATGCCTATGTGGCAAAGAAGATGGAGTTTCGAAGCCTATTTATTTCGACATTGTTTGCGGCCATCTTTTCAGGAGGCGTCAGCATCTTTATGGCGATGAAGGGAATGGGCGTGTGGGCCTTAGTTTGGCAGCAGATTGTGTACTATGTGGTTTTGATGATGGTTTTATTTGTGACCATTGACTGGTTGCCAAGTTTTGTCTGTGATTTTGAAAGACTGGGCGAGATGTTTCAATTTGGTTGGAAACTTCTGTGTGCATCCTTGATTGATACCATTTTTAATAATTTGCAGGGGCTAGTGATGGGAAGGGTATATTCTGATGATGTGCTTGGCAATTACAATCGAGGTGAACAATTTCCCAAATTGATTGTCACCAATTTGGGTGCAGCAATGCAATCTGTACTTTTGCCTGTGATGGCAGAAAAGCAGGATGAAAGATTGCGGGTGAAGTCAATGCTCAGAAAATCTATTACATTGAGCTCGTATATTGTTCTTCCCATGATGGCGGGAATGGCGGCAGTGGCAGATACATTGATTGCCGTCTTGTTGGGACCAAAGTGGAGTGGTTCGGTCATCTTTTTGCAATTGATGTGTGCAAGCTATGCCTTTTGGCCAATTCATATTGCAAACTTACAGGCACTCAATGCGGTGGGAAAGAGCGATATGTTTTTAAAATTGGAAATTATTAAAAAGGCATTGAGTTTGGTGGTTTTGGTGATTGGCATTTCCTATGGGGCAGTGGCCTTGATTGCACTAAAGGCAGTAGCTGACTTTTTGTGCACTTTTATCAATGCCTGGCCAAATAAAAAGATATTGCACTACAGCATTTGGGAGCAGTGGAGAGATATTATGTCCTCCGTAGTCATTTCTCTTTTGATGGGAATGGCCGTCTATGCCAGTGGAAGGATTTTTTCTTTCGGTGTGATTCGCCTAGGAATTCAAATTTTTGTGGGTATTGTGGTCTATATTTTGTTGTCAATGTGGACAAAAAATGAAAGTTTCCTTCTTTTGGTGGAAACAATGAGGAAAGGAAAAGGAAGCAGTGAATAA
- a CDS encoding DegT/DnrJ/EryC1/StrS family aminotransferase, with protein MEEFIEMLKPIWDSAWLTNMGDYHKRLERELSQYMDVSNLILFTNGHLALELLIQAMKLTGEVITTPFSFASTTHAIVRNNLTPVFCDINPQDYTIDVDKIESLITEKTSAILPVHVYGNLCDVERIEEIANRHHLKVIYDAAHTFGEFYRGKSVARFGDASMFSFHATKVYNTIEGGAVATKDMDLKKELNYLKNFGIADTETVEWVGSNAKMNEFQAAMGLCNLKYVDKMIAKRKTLAMQYIERLGKVAGLRLNHYREDIQYNYAYMPMLVDETVCGCNRDDLYDALAREEIYARKYFYPCINSYDCYRGVFDPEATPIAQKISRQILTLPIYPELSLETVDEICDIILHRLEEV; from the coding sequence ATGGAAGAATTTATAGAGATGTTAAAACCGATATGGGATAGTGCCTGGCTGACCAATATGGGAGACTATCATAAGCGACTGGAAAGGGAACTTTCGCAATATATGGATGTGTCCAATCTGATTCTTTTTACCAATGGGCATTTGGCACTGGAATTACTCATACAGGCAATGAAGTTGACAGGGGAGGTCATTACCACGCCATTTAGCTTTGCATCGACAACACATGCCATTGTAAGAAATAATTTAACTCCTGTGTTTTGCGATATCAATCCACAGGACTACACCATCGATGTGGATAAAATTGAGTCACTCATCACCGAAAAGACCTCGGCGATTTTGCCCGTCCATGTCTATGGAAATCTTTGCGATGTCGAACGCATCGAGGAAATTGCCAATCGACATCACCTCAAGGTGATTTATGACGCAGCCCATACCTTTGGAGAATTTTATCGAGGAAAGAGTGTTGCTCGCTTTGGAGATGCCAGTATGTTTAGTTTTCATGCCACCAAAGTCTACAACACCATTGAGGGCGGAGCAGTGGCGACCAAAGATATGGACTTGAAGAAGGAATTAAATTACTTAAAAAACTTTGGCATTGCCGATACAGAGACCGTCGAGTGGGTCGGAAGTAATGCCAAGATGAATGAATTTCAGGCAGCCATGGGACTATGTAATCTTAAGTATGTGGACAAGATGATTGCAAAGAGAAAGACATTGGCAATGCAATACATTGAACGGCTTGGAAAAGTTGCGGGACTAAGACTTAATCACTATAGAGAGGACATTCAATACAATTACGCCTATATGCCAATGCTTGTGGATGAGACAGTTTGTGGATGCAATCGAGATGACCTCTATGATGCTTTAGCTAGGGAAGAAATCTATGCAAGGAAATATTTTTATCCATGTATCAATTCCTATGATTGCTATCGTGGCGTATTTGATCCAGAGGCAACGCCAATTGCACAAAAAATTTCACGGCAGATTTTGACACTTCCGATTTATCCAGAACTTTCTCTGGAGACGGTAGATGAAATTTGTGATATTATTTTGCACAGATTGGAGGAAGTATGA
- a CDS encoding ATP-grasp domain-containing protein, which produces MIVLITAIGSFSSSDVLRACKERGIYIVGTDIYPKTWLSEGGNVDAFYQVPRFDAGDAYLFALKEIIEREKVDAVLPLTDAEIDILNEHRSELGAKLLLSDQEVIKVARDKEKTKEVVDRVIVGETQFLTIPTHPFSGDEELPLIVKPKNGRSSQGLYRIKTEKERQWLVKNILDRENIIAQPMMDGDVVTVDVVVGKDGRAAALPRKELLRTYNGAGLSVKVFRDRNLEKISISIAKALGVLGCVNMEWIVDRENTYHFLECNPRFSGGIAFSNKAGFDMSGAHLSVFLDNQEIPDNQVKPCSLVKKYIEVCTEGENNECDG; this is translated from the coding sequence ATGATTGTATTGATTACAGCCATTGGCTCATTTTCTTCCTCTGATGTTCTTCGTGCCTGCAAAGAAAGAGGGATTTACATTGTTGGAACAGATATTTATCCGAAAACTTGGCTTTCTGAAGGGGGAAATGTCGATGCCTTCTACCAAGTACCAAGATTTGATGCGGGCGATGCTTATCTTTTTGCACTGAAGGAAATCATAGAAAGAGAAAAAGTGGATGCCGTCCTTCCATTGACTGATGCAGAAATTGACATTTTAAATGAGCATCGAAGTGAGCTCGGAGCAAAACTGTTACTTTCAGATCAAGAGGTAATTAAGGTCGCAAGGGATAAGGAAAAGACAAAGGAAGTTGTCGATAGAGTCATTGTGGGGGAAACACAATTTTTGACCATTCCCACCCATCCATTTTCTGGAGATGAAGAATTGCCTTTGATTGTCAAGCCAAAAAATGGAAGAAGCAGTCAGGGACTCTATCGAATCAAGACAGAGAAGGAGCGACAGTGGTTGGTCAAAAATATATTGGATAGAGAGAACATCATTGCCCAACCAATGATGGATGGTGATGTGGTGACCGTCGATGTGGTTGTGGGAAAAGATGGCCGTGCAGCAGCTCTTCCGAGGAAAGAGTTGTTGCGCACATACAATGGAGCAGGTCTTTCGGTAAAAGTCTTTCGTGACAGGAACTTAGAAAAAATCAGTATTTCCATTGCAAAGGCACTAGGGGTGCTGGGCTGTGTCAACATGGAGTGGATTGTCGATAGAGAAAATACATACCACTTCTTGGAATGCAATCCAAGATTTTCAGGTGGCATTGCCTTTTCTAATAAGGCAGGATTTGATATGAGTGGGGCACATCTATCTGTATTTTTAGACAATCAGGAGATTCCAGACAATCAGGTAAAACCTTGCTCTCTTGTAAAAAAGTATATTGAAGTGTGCACAGAGGGAGAAAATAATGAATGTGATGGTTAG
- a CDS encoding glycosyltransferase — protein sequence MNVMVSICVVTYQHAKYIRQALDSFLAQKCDFDFEILIHDDASTDGAADIIAEYERRYPDKIRAILQKENQYSQGITNISGAFNFPRARGKYIALCDGDDYWCDENKLSIQVAYMEKHLDCMLCVHSAKVVNDNGDFIDRNLMRPYQKNTVLNPKQVLDKKGAFAFGSMLLRKEVVEDLPCYYVDCPVGDRPLELMAIERGNVYYIDRPMSAYRFNGAGSWTSSMKSGDYQRKQEVYARQMSKMYKEFDQKTNYRFHREAVLAAHRLFFLTRVNLRDFTSIYQPKYRRFYRELPRRERFFIAFEYRLPTLYRLMQNWSHKMRNGHG from the coding sequence ATGAATGTGATGGTTAGCATCTGTGTTGTGACCTATCAACATGCAAAATATATTCGGCAAGCACTCGATAGTTTTTTGGCACAAAAATGTGATTTTGACTTTGAAATTTTGATTCATGACGATGCCTCTACGGATGGTGCAGCGGATATTATTGCAGAGTATGAACGGCGTTATCCCGATAAAATTCGGGCAATTTTACAAAAAGAAAATCAATATTCTCAGGGGATAACCAATATTTCGGGGGCATTTAATTTTCCAAGGGCAAGGGGAAAGTATATTGCCCTTTGTGATGGCGATGACTATTGGTGTGATGAAAATAAGTTGTCCATACAGGTCGCCTATATGGAAAAACATTTGGATTGTATGCTCTGTGTGCATTCGGCCAAGGTAGTCAATGACAATGGAGACTTTATTGATAGAAATTTAATGCGTCCTTATCAGAAAAACACAGTGTTAAACCCCAAGCAGGTCCTTGACAAAAAGGGAGCCTTTGCCTTTGGTTCAATGCTCTTGAGAAAAGAAGTGGTTGAGGATTTACCTTGCTACTATGTGGATTGTCCAGTGGGCGATCGACCTCTTGAGCTGATGGCCATTGAAAGAGGGAATGTTTATTACATTGACCGCCCAATGAGTGCCTATCGCTTTAATGGTGCGGGCTCTTGGACGAGCAGTATGAAATCGGGCGACTATCAAAGAAAACAAGAGGTTTATGCACGCCAAATGAGTAAGATGTACAAAGAATTTGATCAAAAGACAAATTACAGATTTCATAGAGAGGCAGTTTTGGCAGCACATCGACTGTTCTTTTTGACCAGAGTCAACTTGCGCGACTTTACAAGCATCTATCAGCCAAAGTATCGAAGATTTTATCGAGAACTTCCGAGACGGGAGCGTTTTTTTATCGCTTTTGAATATCGACTTCCCACTTTGTATCGTTTGATGCAGAATTGGTCGCATAAGATGAGGAATGGTCATGGATAA
- a CDS encoding lipopolysaccharide biosynthesis protein, producing MDNQLERKNMLWNMIGSMLYALTSMTLGIVVTRLVGDVEGGIFLFAFSTLGQQLYIISYFGMRPIQVTDMKPVHTFGDYRRFRYISAIVALLAGFGYTLVFARNFHSMVIWIALILYKVIDGIADCYESEFQRQGKLYITGQSLCARTLFSIAIFLIVLAVTKNLTIACIAFVPALLIGLWIFAIRPLRKINEVQWQCIRGSVRTLFRTSVWLFVSAFLDFYVFAAAKYAVNDYLGEQANTYFSTIFIPTSVINMMAGFVIRPVLTKLSLYFAEKRRKEFRQLVLKIAGLILGLTVFSMGAAAVLGIPVLSILLGSAGKNLAPYTVALVLVILGGGFYAILNLMYYVLVIFKAERAIFGIYVLGCVLAYVVCNTLVKSYAINGAAISYCLVMGAMMLMFIAVAIFFERKRNKS from the coding sequence ATGGATAATCAATTAGAAAGAAAAAATATGCTCTGGAATATGATTGGCAGTATGCTCTATGCCCTCACCAGTATGACACTGGGCATTGTGGTCACTCGCCTAGTGGGTGATGTTGAAGGCGGGATTTTTTTATTTGCCTTTTCTACTCTGGGGCAGCAGCTCTATATTATTTCCTACTTTGGAATGCGACCGATACAGGTCACCGATATGAAACCCGTGCACACCTTTGGGGATTATCGACGGTTTCGCTATATCAGTGCCATAGTTGCTTTGCTGGCTGGATTTGGCTACACTCTTGTTTTTGCGAGAAATTTTCATTCAATGGTGATCTGGATTGCCTTGATTTTGTACAAGGTCATTGATGGTATTGCCGATTGCTATGAGTCAGAGTTTCAAAGGCAGGGAAAATTATATATCACAGGGCAGAGCCTCTGTGCAAGAACTCTATTTTCCATTGCCATCTTTTTGATTGTATTGGCTGTGACCAAAAACTTGACCATTGCTTGTATAGCCTTTGTACCTGCCCTCTTGATTGGTCTTTGGATTTTTGCGATTCGCCCATTAAGAAAAATCAATGAAGTACAATGGCAGTGCATTCGAGGAAGTGTCAGGACACTCTTTCGCACCAGTGTGTGGCTGTTTGTCTCTGCATTTTTGGACTTCTATGTCTTTGCAGCGGCAAAATATGCAGTCAATGATTACCTTGGCGAGCAGGCAAACACCTATTTTTCTACGATTTTTATTCCGACCTCCGTCATCAATATGATGGCAGGGTTTGTCATTCGCCCAGTGTTGACGAAGCTTTCCCTCTATTTTGCAGAAAAAAGAAGGAAAGAATTTCGACAATTAGTGCTAAAAATTGCAGGATTGATTTTGGGATTGACCGTATTTTCTATGGGAGCAGCGGCCGTTCTTGGCATTCCTGTTCTTTCAATTCTTCTGGGAAGTGCAGGAAAAAATCTTGCTCCCTATACAGTGGCATTGGTGCTGGTAATTTTAGGTGGTGGATTCTATGCCATCTTAAATTTGATGTACTATGTGCTGGTAATTTTTAAGGCGGAGCGAGCCATCTTTGGCATCTATGTCCTTGGTTGTGTGTTAGCCTATGTTGTCTGCAATACATTGGTTAAAAGTTATGCCATCAATGGAGCTGCCATTTCCTATTGCCTAGTGATGGGGGCCATGATGCTGATGTTTATTGCGGTGGCTATATTTTTTGAAAGAAAGAGGAACAAGTCATGA
- a CDS encoding glycosyltransferase family 2 protein, translated as MKCVDVIIPTYKPDQKFFQLLHRLDRQSLPPQKIIVINTGKEFFDEEAVDALHLQTPVEIHHIEVDEFDHGQTRNQAVKYSHAPYFICMTQDALPANQKLIEHLLAPMDEEVKLVYARQVPNQDAGHIERYTRQYNYPKKSQIKSEKTKAVYGIKNYFASNVCAAYERESFVEIGGFVPKTILNEDMLYAAALMKKGKKVCYCADAVVFHSHEYSGLRQFSRNFDIAVSQVQYKDIFAGLKSEKEGIRLVLETAKHLFKIGQAKEIPRLVYISGCKYLGFFMGKHYEKLPKWLVKKCSSNKKYWEKKDV; from the coding sequence ATGAAATGTGTAGATGTAATTATTCCTACCTATAAGCCAGATCAAAAATTTTTTCAACTGTTACATCGTTTAGACAGACAGAGCTTGCCACCACAAAAGATAATTGTGATCAATACAGGGAAAGAATTTTTTGATGAGGAGGCAGTGGATGCCCTCCATTTGCAAACGCCAGTGGAGATACATCACATCGAGGTCGATGAATTTGACCACGGTCAGACAAGAAATCAAGCGGTAAAATACAGCCATGCACCGTATTTTATTTGTATGACACAGGATGCCCTTCCAGCCAATCAAAAGTTAATTGAACACTTGCTTGCACCAATGGATGAAGAAGTAAAATTAGTGTACGCACGCCAAGTACCAAACCAAGATGCAGGGCATATTGAGCGCTACACTAGGCAATATAATTATCCAAAGAAAAGCCAGATAAAGTCAGAGAAGACAAAAGCGGTATATGGAATCAAAAATTATTTTGCCTCCAATGTCTGTGCCGCCTATGAGAGAGAAAGTTTTGTGGAGATTGGCGGGTTTGTGCCAAAGACCATTCTCAATGAGGATATGCTCTATGCGGCCGCCTTGATGAAGAAAGGAAAAAAGGTCTGCTATTGTGCAGATGCCGTTGTATTTCATTCCCATGAATATTCGGGCTTGCGTCAATTTTCTAGAAATTTTGATATTGCGGTTTCACAAGTGCAATACAAAGATATTTTTGCTGGGCTAAAGAGCGAAAAAGAAGGTATTCGCCTTGTGCTAGAAACAGCAAAGCATCTATTTAAGATTGGTCAGGCAAAGGAAATCCCTCGCCTAGTCTATATCAGTGGCTGTAAGTATCTTGGATTTTTTATGGGAAAGCACTATGAGAAGTTGCCGAAGTGGTTGGTAAAAAAATGCAGTTCAAATAAAAAATATTGGGAGAAAAAAGATGTCTGA
- a CDS encoding glycosyltransferase family 2 protein: MSDILVIIPAFNEEANIEQVVENLIIHHSELDYVIVNDGSTDATAKICRDKNYNMIDLPINLGLAGAFQTGMRYAYRKNYRYAVQFDGDGQHRPEYILPMKEKMDEGYDIVIASRFAKEKKSLSPRMFGSRVIAMAIFLTTGKRIKDPTSGMRMYNRKLIEKFALKLNYGPEPDTVSYLVKQGAHVAEVQCHMQERMGGISYLTPWNAGKYMLRMLTSILFIQNFRSRK; this comes from the coding sequence ATGTCTGATATTTTGGTGATTATCCCTGCCTTTAATGAGGAAGCCAATATTGAGCAAGTTGTTGAAAATTTGATTATCCATCACTCAGAGCTTGACTATGTGATTGTCAACGACGGCTCTACCGATGCCACAGCAAAGATTTGCAGGGATAAAAACTACAACATGATTGATTTGCCCATTAATTTGGGACTGGCAGGGGCATTTCAGACGGGGATGCGCTATGCCTATCGGAAAAATTATCGCTATGCTGTGCAATTTGATGGCGATGGTCAGCACCGCCCAGAATATATTCTGCCAATGAAAGAAAAGATGGATGAGGGATATGACATTGTCATTGCTTCTCGCTTTGCCAAGGAGAAAAAGAGTCTTTCCCCTCGTATGTTTGGAAGTCGTGTCATTGCGATGGCCATTTTTTTGACCACAGGAAAACGAATCAAGGATCCGACATCAGGAATGCGAATGTACAATCGCAAGTTGATTGAAAAATTTGCATTAAAATTAAACTATGGGCCAGAGCCAGATACAGTCTCCTACTTAGTGAAGCAGGGAGCCCATGTGGCGGAGGTGCAATGTCATATGCAGGAGCGAATGGGTGGCATCAGTTATCTCACGCCGTGGAATGCAGGAAAATATATGCTTCGTATGTTGACTTCTATTCTATTTATTCAAAATTTCAGAAGTAGAAAATAG
- a CDS encoding DUF2304 domain-containing protein: MTLTLRILLILSSVLASCTVVRRIRKSKMQIDDAVFWVLFSLVLIVLAVFPHIIYWISIRTGIQSPANLLYLLIIFVLIMKIFSMSIKLSVLESKITKLAQDTALEKIEK, translated from the coding sequence ATGACATTGACTTTGCGAATTTTGTTGATTCTGTCATCAGTATTGGCCTCTTGTACTGTTGTTCGGCGAATAAGAAAATCGAAGATGCAGATTGATGATGCGGTATTTTGGGTTTTATTTTCTTTGGTCTTAATTGTTCTGGCTGTCTTTCCGCATATCATCTATTGGATTTCTATTCGCACAGGGATACAGTCACCCGCCAATCTATTGTATCTACTCATCATCTTTGTGCTGATTATGAAGATTTTTTCAATGAGCATCAAGTTGTCGGTATTGGAGAGTAAGATTACAAAACTTGCACAGGATACAGCACTAGAAAAAATAGAGAAATAA